A single region of the Leptodactylus fuscus isolate aLepFus1 chromosome 5, aLepFus1.hap2, whole genome shotgun sequence genome encodes:
- the LOC142203894 gene encoding cyclin-G1-like, with protein MIDTLVTSEAQDLLYQLNSLLEQELKCQPKACGLRLIETAHDNGLRMTTRLRDFEVKDLLSLTQFFGFSTETFSLSVNLLDRFLAKMKVQPKHLGCVGLTCFYLAVKTTEEERNVPLATDLIRISQYKFTVCDMMRMEKIVLEKLGWKVKATTAYHLLQLYHSLIIENLPSERQKLFTLERLETNLKACHCRLVFSKAKPSVLALSVLAVEIQDQKLHELTDVIESLQKHSKVNGRDLFCWKEFVSKCLAEYSSSKCAKPNVQKLKWIVSGRTARQLKHSYYRIAHLPTIPESGL; from the exons ATGATTGACACACTTGTAACATCAGAAGCTCAGGACCTTCTTTACCAGCTGAACTCACTCTTGGAGCAGGAACTAAAATGCCAGCCAAAAGCTTGCGGATTGCGGTTGATTGAAACTGCTCACGATAATGGCCTCCGGATGACTACCAGACTTCGTGACTTTGAAGTGAAAGATTTGCTTAGCTTAACTCAGTTCTTTGGTTTCAGTACAGAAACCTTCTCGTTGTCTGTGAACCTTTTGGACAGATTTTTAGCCAAAATGAAG GTGCAACCCAAACATCTAGGCTGTGTCGGCCTAACCTGTTTCTACCTGGCTGTAAAAACCACGGAAGAAGAGAGAAACGTACCCCTGGCGACGGACCTGATCAGAATAAGTCAGTACAAGTTCACTGTGTGCGACATGATGCGGATGGAGAAGATTGTTTTGGAAAAATTGGGCTGGAAAGTGAAAGCCACAACCGCGTATCACctcctacaactttaccattcccTTATTATTGAGAACTTACCAAGTGAAAG GCAAAAACTGTTTACACTGGAACGTCTTGAAACAAATCTTAAGGCCTGTCACTGTAGGCTTGTATTCTCTAAAGCAAAG CCCTCGGTGTTGGCATTGTCCGTACTGGCTGTTGAGATTCAGGATCAGAAGTTACATGAACTGACAGATGTAATAGAAAGTCTACAGAAACATTCCAAG GTCAACGGCAGAGACTTGTTCTGCTGGAAAGAATTTGTATCCAAGTGCCTTGCAGAATATTCTTCTAGCAAATGTGCAAAGCCAAACGTTCAAAAGCTTAAATGGATTGTATCTGGCCGCACGGCGCGACAGCTGAAGCACAGTTACTACAGAATAGCACATCTACCCACAATTCCAGAATCTGGCCTCTAA